In the Candidatus Dechloromonas phosphoritropha genome, GGCGCCGATCAGTGCCGCCAGACCGAAGCGGAATCGCGCCCGCTCCGGCAGTCGTGGCATCAACACCGGGTCTAACGGAAGGGCTGCCCGCCGCTCGATCAGGCCCGGCTTGCTGTCACTGTCCATGGCGGTCTAGGCTGCGTAGGGGTCGGGATAGCCTAGCGCGCCGAGAATCTCCTTTTCTTTGGCTTCCATGGCCTGGGCATCGCCTTCGTTCTCGTGATCCCAGCCGCGCAGATGCAGCATGCCATGCACTGTCAGGTGCGCGTAGTGCGCCGTCGGCGGCTTGGCCTGCTCCGCCGCTTCGCGCGCCACGACGGTCGGGCAGATGACCAGGTCGCCCATCAGTAGGGGCTCGGTTTCGTAGGGAAAGGAGAGGATGTTCGTCGCGTAGTCCTTGCCGCGATATTCGCGGTTGAGCGCCCTTCCCTCTTGCTCGTCGACCAGGCGGATAGCGATTTGGGCGTCGCCCGTCAGCGCCGCCCGCGCCCAGCGCGCAAAATCCGCGCGCAATGGCAAGTCGTCACGCTTGCAGGCGTATTGCAGCGCAAGGTCAAGCCGTTTGCTTGCTCTGGGACTCATAGGCGGCGACGATACGGGCGACCAACGGGTGGCGGACAACGTCTTCCTTCATGAATTCGGTGAATGCCAGCCCGCGCACGCCCCTGAGGATGTCGTGCGCTTCGCGCAGGCCGCTTTTCTGTCCCTTCGGCAAGTCGATCTGGGTCAGATCACCGGTGACCACCGCCTTGGCGCCAATACCAATGCGGGTCAGGAACATC is a window encoding:
- the ybeY gene encoding rRNA maturation RNase YbeY, giving the protein MSPRASKRLDLALQYACKRDDLPLRADFARWARAALTGDAQIAIRLVDEQEGRALNREYRGKDYATNILSFPYETEPLLMGDLVICPTVVAREAAEQAKPPTAHYAHLTVHGMLHLRGWDHENEGDAQAMEAKEKEILGALGYPDPYAA